The following proteins come from a genomic window of Paramisgurnus dabryanus chromosome 19, PD_genome_1.1, whole genome shotgun sequence:
- the fbxl2 gene encoding F-box/LRR-repeat protein 2 — MLLLLFWLWDGSRRSARTAASPGFLRLPAHTGTASRARVTPSREGLISDVDNTRKRCCAQRSPRTVFIIDTATDMNGITKSRFEVFSNSDEAPINKKLPKELLLRIFSYLDVVTLCRCAQVSKAWNVLALDGSNWQKIDLFNFQTDIEGRVVENISKRCGGFLRQLSLRGCLSVGDASMKTFAQNCRNIEHLNLNGCTKITDSTCISLSKFCFKLRHLDLTSCVSITNHALKAVSEGCRMLENLNLSWCDQITSDGLEALSRGCTGLRALFLRGCTQLDDTALKHLQKHCPELTTINMQSCTQITDDGFVSLCRGCHKLQMVCVSGCSNITDASLTALGLNCQRLKILEAARCSHVTDAGFTILARNCHEMEKMDLEECILVTDNTLVQLSIHCPRLQALSLSHCELITDDGIRHLSSSVCGQERLQVVELDNCPLITDITLEHLKSCQRLERIELYDCQQVTRAGIKRIRAHLPEIKVHAYFAPVTPPPSVHGGGQRLCRCCVIL; from the exons atgttattattgttattttggCTGTGGGATGGTTCACGGCGGAGCGCGCGGACGGCGGCCAGCCCGGGTTTTCTCCGGTTACCAGCGCACACGGGAACGGCTAGCAGGGCACGCGTTACACCGTCCCGTGAGGGTTTGATTAGCGACGTTGACAATACGCGTAAACGTTGCTGTGCGCAGCGCTCGCCTCGGACTGTCTTTATTATTGACACGGCAACAGACATGAACGGCATTACCAAGAGCAGATTTGAG GTGTTCTCAAACAGTGATGAGGCGCCAATCAACAAAAAACTTCCCAAAGAGCTTCTGCTCAG GATTTTCTCCTACCTGGATGTAGTTACATTGTGCAGGTGTGCTCAAGTATCCAAG GCATGGAATGTTCTAGCATTAGATGGCAGCAACTGGCAGAAGATCGATCTCTTCAACTTTCAGACAGATATTGAG GGCCGTGTGGTGGAAAACATCTCAAAGCGATGTGGAGGTTTTCTGAGGCAGCTAAGTTTAAGGGGCTGCCTCAGTGTAGGAGATGCCTCTATGAA gacctTTGCTCAGAATTGTCGTAACATTGAACATTTGAATCTCAACGGTTGCACAAAGATCACAGATTCCACCTGCATCAGCCTTAGTAAGTTCTGCTTCAAACTCCGGCACCTCGACCTGACCTCCTGCGTGTCCATCACCAATCATGCACTTAAGGCTGTAAG TGAGGGCTGCCGTATGTTGGAGAATCTGAACCTGTCCTGGTGTGATCAGATCACGAGTGATGGCCTTGAGGCTCTTAGCCGTGGTTGCACAGGTCTCAGAGCTCTGTTCCTGAGAGGCTGCACACAG CTTGATGATACAGCACTTAAGCACCTTCAAAAGCACTGTCCGGAACTCACGACAATCAACATGCAATCATGCACG CAAATCACAGACGATGGCTTTGTGAGTTTGTGCCGAGGCTGTCACAAACTGCAGATGGTGTGTGTGTCGGGCTGCAGCAACATCACAGACGCCTCTCTCACCGCCCTCGGCCTGAACTGCCAACGGCTCAA GATCCTGGAGGCTGCTCGCTGCTCACATGTGACTGATGCTGGTTTTACAATTCTTGCCAGA AATTGTCATGAAATGGAGAAGATGGATTTAGAGGAATGCATTTTG GTAACTGATAACACACTGGTTCAGCTCTCAATCCACTGCCCTCGGCTGCAGGCGCTG AGTCTGTCTCACTGCGAGTTGATAACCGATGATGGAATCAGGCACCTGAGCAGCAGTGTTTGCGGTCAGGAGCGTCTGCAGGTCGTAGAGTTGGATAACTGCCCTCTGATCACAGATATCACACTGGAACATCTCAAGAGTTGCCAACGTCTAGAACGCATAGAGCTCTATGACTGCCAGCAGGTCACCCGCGCGGGCATCAAACGCATCCGG GCTCACCTTCCTGAGATTAAGGTTCACGCCTACTTTGCCCCTGTCACACCCCCTCCTTCAGTGCATGGTGGTGGCCAGCGTCTCTGCCGATGCTGTGTCATACTCTGA